The following coding sequences lie in one Chlorocebus sabaeus isolate Y175 chromosome 29, mChlSab1.0.hap1, whole genome shotgun sequence genomic window:
- the SELENOS gene encoding selenoprotein S, producing MEREEDSLSARPALETEGLRFLHVTVGSLLASYGWYIVFSCILLYVVFQKLSARLRALRQRQLERAAASVEPDVVVKRQEALAAARLKMQEELNAQIEKHKEKLKQLEEEKRRQKIEMWDSMQEGKSYKGNAKKPQEEDSPGPSTSSVVVKRKSDRKPLRGGGYNPLSGEGGGSCSWRPGRRGPSSGG from the exons ATGGAGCGGGAAGAGGATTCCTTGTCCGCGCGGCCGGCCCTGGAGACCGAGGGACTGCGCTTCCTGCACGTCACGG tggGCTCTTTGCTGGCCAGCTATGGCTGGTACATCGTCTTCAGCTGCATCCTTCTCTACGTGGTCTTTCAGAAGCTTTCCGCCCGGCTGAGAGCCTTGAGGCAGAGGCAGCTGGAGCGAGCTGCGGCTTCTGTGG aACCTGATGTTGTTGTTAAACGACAAGAAGCTTTAGCAGCTGCTCGATTGAAAATGCAAGAAGAACTAAATGCGCAAATTGAAAAGCataaggaaaaactgaaacaG cttgaagaagaaaaaaggagacagaAGATTGAAATGTGGGACAGCATGCAAGAAGGAAAAAGTTACAAAGGAAATGCAAAGAAGCCTCAG GAGGAAGACAGTCCTGGGCCTTCCACTTCATCTGTCGTCGTGAAACGGAAATCGGACCGAAAGCCGTTGCGGGGGGGTG GTTATAACCCTTTGTCTGGTGAAGGAGGTGGAAGCTGCTCCTGGAGACCTGGACGCAGAGGCCCATCATCTGGTGGATGA